One Rosa chinensis cultivar Old Blush chromosome 5, RchiOBHm-V2, whole genome shotgun sequence genomic region harbors:
- the LOC112167366 gene encoding zinc finger CCCH domain-containing protein 25, producing the protein MNPLTLVKRIQNINAREAQLGISEDASWHAKYKDSAYVYAGGIPFDLTEGDLLAIFAQYGEVVDVNLVRDKGTGKSKGFAFVAYEDQRSTNLAVDNLNGAQVVGRTIRVDHVDKYKKKEEEDEEEEQRKREERGVCRAFQRGECTRGAGCRFSHNEQRAANTGWGAEDKKWGHENYDGPRKSDKRPGTIPSNRVPEPRVREDFSTKDKFKTVPDRRALEEEKRTSRRRGENDELEPRSREDYDRREEKRPRRHDDFEFQPKAREYHDRREDRRPRRQGDDEFEPKLKSVEDKRPRRRGDDAAYEPKSREDHVRSEYDRREDRRPKRRGDDLEAHDMREDRDRMEEKRSRRPNHDELEPQPRASRGKERD; encoded by the exons ATGAACCCACTAACCCTAGTGAAGCGGATTCAGAACATCAATGCGAGAGAAGCTCAATTAGGGATTTCAGAGGACGCTTCATGGCACGCCAAGTACAAAGACTCCGCTTACGTTTACGCCGGCGGCATTCCCTTTGATCTCACCGAAGGCGATCTCCTCGCCATCTTCGCACA GTACGGAGAGGTCGTCGATGTCAACCTCGTTCGCGATAAAGGGACCGGGAAATCCAAAGGGTTCGCCTTTGTTGCGTATGAGGACCAGAGGAGTACCAATCTCGCTGTGGATAATTTGAACGGAGCCCAAGTGGTGGGTCGAACTATCAGGGTTGATCATGTGGATAAGtacaagaagaaagaagaggaagatgaagaggaggagCAGAGGAAGAGGGAGGAGCGTGGCGTTTGCCGAGCTTTCCAGAGAGGTGAATGTACTCGTGGAGCTGGATGTAGATTTTCTCACAATGAACAG AGAGCTGCAAACACAGGGTGGGGTGCTGAGGACAAGAAATGGGGACACGAAAACTATGATGGTCCGAGAAAGAGTGACAAAAGACCTGGCACCATCCCCTCAAATCGTGTTCCAGAGCCTAGAGTGCGAGAAGATTTCAGCACTAAAGATAAGTTTAAGACAGTACCGGACAGGAGGGCCTTGGAGGAAGAAAAGAGGACATCAAGAAGACGTGGTGAGAATGATGAGTTGGAgccaagatcaagagaagattaTGATAGGAGGGAAGAAAAGAGACCAAGAAGACATGATGATTTTGAATTTCAGCCGAAGGCAAGAGAATATCATGATAGAAGGGAAGATAGGAGACCCAGAAGGCAAGGCGACGATGAATTTGAACCGAAGCTAAAGTCTGTAGAAGATAAGAGACCCAGAAGGCGTGGTGATGATGCTGCATATGAGCCCAAGTCTAGAGAAGATCATGTCAGGAGTGAATATGATAGAAGAGAAGATAGGAGACCAAAAAGACGTGGTGATGATTTGGAAGCTCATGACATGAGGGAAGATCGTGATAGGATGGAAGAAAAGAGATCAAGGCGACCCAATCATGACGAATTAGAGCCACAGCCACGAGCAAGTCGGGGTAAGGAGAGAGATTGA
- the LOC112164058 gene encoding phosphoglucan, water dikinase, chloroplastic-like, translated as MEAFARSSTTLFAKANTNKRPSPVKALLSQSGICFVRVGNSNANVLHHTSLLRHKAIRSVASSETRVLRNPDSAGIGIEPAAPSKTVNVQFQLHKKCRFGDNFLLVGNEPIIGQWNPSSAIPLNWSDGNIWTVDLDIPIDRAIQFKFILKKSTGDLLWQPGPDRILHTWDTNSSITIAEDWKNAKLQKLTEKKIVSRNETLLTNQAYSIPTYSNKNEFAFKERAFGSEKGTLLQESQAVCIADDGVCIMTRPASLGSMDEDEYCEVEYYDDEYYDDDCEYEDRYEDEDIMFTYEGGRVLVPGLVQGVTGKTIDISADGSIVIDARGEHNS; from the exons ATGGAAGCCTTTGCAAGATCTTCCACAACGTTGTTTGCAAAGGCTAATACTAACAAGCGTCCATCGCCTGTAAAAGCTCTTCTGAGTCAATCTGGCATTTGCTTTGTAAGGGTTGGGAATTCAAATGCAAATGTTCTTCATCATACTTCTTTGCTTAGGCACAAAGCTATTCGATCGGTTGCCTCATCTGAAACAAGG GTGTTAAGGAACCCAGACTCAGCCGGAATTGGGATCGAACCAGCAG CGCCATCAAAAACCGTTAATGTCCAATTCCAATTACACAAGAAGTGCCGCTTCGGTGATAATTTTCTCTTAGTAGGGAATGAACCTATCATTGGACAGTGGAACCCTTCAAGTGCTATACCCCTTAACTGGTCAGATGGAAACATTTGGACAGTTGACCTG GACATACCAATTGACAGAGCAATCCAGTTCAAGTTTATACTAAAGAAAAGCACAGGAGATCTGTTGTGGCAACCTGGTCCAGACCGAATTCTTCACACCTGGGATACCAACAGCAGTATAACCATAGCCGAAGACTGGAAAAATGCGAAACTTCAGAAATTAACTGAAAAGAAAATTGTCAGTCGAAACGAGACGCTACTTACAAACCAGGCTTATAGCATACCAACTTATAGCAACAAGAATGAGTTTGCTTTCAAAGAGAGGGCGTTTGGTTCTGAAAAGGGAACTCTGCTTCAGGAAAGCCAAGCAGTTTGCATTGCAGACGACGGTGTTTGCATCATGACAAGACCAGCATCCTTAGGAAGCATGGATGAAGATGAATACTGTGAAGTTGAATATTATGACGATGAATATTACGATGATGACTGTGAATATGAAGATAGATATGAAGACGAAGACATCATGTTTACTTATGAAGGAGGCCGTGTTCTCGTGCCTGGTTTAGTACAAGGGGTAACTGGAAAAACCATTGATATCAGTGCTGATGGCTCGATTGTGATTGATGCGAGAGGGGAACACAATTCTTAA
- the LOC112167838 gene encoding pentatricopeptide repeat-containing protein At2g29760, chloroplastic — MATLGTPVISLPRHPTTPSPTVNNDLRFPTQPLLPLIEQCTTINQLKQVHAQMLKTALFFDPYSASKLITAAALSSYSSLDYARQVFDEIPDPNLFTWNALIRAYASSPDPVESILVFLQMLDECDECPNKFTFPFLLKAASELRASKVGRGFHAMVIKAELGSDVYIVNSLIHFYGSCGDLDLARLVFLKTYKKDVVTWNSVITAFAQGNCPEVALELFKEMEAENMKPNDVTMVSVLSACAKKADLEFGRWVCLNVERHGVEENLTLNNAMLDMYVKCGSVEDAERLFGRMLEKDVVSWTTMLDGYARMGKYDEARRVFAVMPSQDIAAWNVLISSYEQNGRPKEALAVFHELQKNKGPKPDEVTLVSTLAACAQLGAIDLGGWIHVYIKKQGMKLNCHLTTSLIDMYAKCGNLEKALEVFNSVEIRDVFVWSAMIAALAMHGQGRDALHFFSKMLEAKVKPNAVTFTNILCACSHAGLVDEGRIFFYQMERVYGVVPGIKHYACMVDILGRSGNLEEAAELIEKMPISPTPSVWGALLGACTRHGNIALAEKACSHLLDLDPRNHGAYVLLSNIYAKTGKWEAVSGLRKLMRDSGIKKEPGCSSIEINGSVHEFLVGDNTHPLSKDIYSKLDEIAGRLKSIGYVPNKSHLLQFVEEEDMKEQALILHSEKLAIAFGLISSKPSQSIRVVKNLRVCGDCHSVAKLISKLYNREIFLRDRYRFHHFREGHCSCNDYW, encoded by the coding sequence ATGGCAACTCTAGGCACCCCAGTTATCTCTCTCCCACGTCATCCCACCACTCCCTCTCCAACCGTCAACAACGACCTTCGCTTCCCAACCCAACCGCTTCTCCCACTGATAGAACAATGCACCACCATCAACCAGCTCAAGCAAGTCCATGCCCAAATGCTCAAAACAGCCCTATTCTTCGACCCTTATTCCGCTAGTAAGCTCATCACAGCTGCTGCTCTCTCCTCCTACTCGAGCCTCGACTATGCACGCCAAGTGTTCGATGAAATTCCTGACCCAAATCTGTTCACTTGGAACGCCCTCATTCGCGCGTACGCCTCCAGCCCCGACCCAGTTGAAAGCATTCTCGTATTTCTGCAGATGCTCGACGAGTGTGATGAGTGCCCCAATAAGTTTACTTTCCCTTTTTTGCTCAAGGCCGCCTCGGAGCTCCGGGCTTCCAAGGTTGGGAGAGGTTTCCATGCCATGGTGATAAAAGCCGAGCTGGGTTCGGATGTTTATATTGTTAATTCGCTCATTCACTTTTATGGGTCGTGCGGGGATTTGGATTTGGCGCGTTTGGTGTTTTTGAAGACTTACAAAAAGGATGTTGTTACTTGGAACTCTGTTATCACGGCTTTTGCTCAGGGGAATTGCCCTGAGGTGGCGTTGGAGTTGTTTAAGGAAATGGAGGCGGAGAATATGAAGCCGAATGATGTCACCATGGTTAGTGTCTTGTCAGCTTGCGCAAAGAAGGCGGATTTGGAGTTTGGGAGGTGGGTTTGTTTGAATGTTGAAAGGCATGGAGTTGAAGAGAACTTGACTTTGAATAATGCTATGCTAGATATGTATGTGAAATGCGGGAGTGTTGAAGATGCAGAGAGATTGTTTGGAAGGATGCTGGAGAAGGACGTTGTGTCGTGGACTACCATGCTTGATGGGTATGCTCGGATGGGGAAATATGATGAGGCTAGGCGTGTTTTTGCTGTCATGCCTAGTCAGGATATTGCTGCGTGGAATGTGCTCATTTCATCTTATGAACAGAATGGTAGGCCGAAAGAGGCTTTAGCTGTCTTCCATGAGTTGCAAAAGAACAAGGGTCCCAAGCCTGATGAGGTTACTCTAGTTAGTACTCTGGCAGCGTGTGCTCAATTGGGAGCGATTGATCTTGGCGGCTGGATACATGTTTACATAAAGAAGCAGGGAATGAAGTTGAATTGTCACCTCACAACCTCGCTGATCGACATGTATGCAAAATGCGGAAATCTAGAGAAGGCACTTGAGGTTTTTAATTCGGTGGAGATAAGAGACGTATTTGTCTGGAGTGCCATGATTGCTGCTTTGGCAATGCATGGTCAGGGGAGGGATGCATTGCACTTTTTCTCAAAAATGCTAGAAGCTAAGGTGAAGCCAAATGCTGTGACATTTACTAACATATTATGCGCATGTAGCCACGCAGGATTGGTGGATGAGGGAAGAATATTTTTCTATCAAATGGAGCGAGTTTATGGAGTTGTGCCTGGAATAAAGCACTATGCGTGCATGGTTGACATTCTTGGTCGTTCAGGTAATCTGGAGGAAGCTGCAGAACTGATAGAGAAAATGCCAATTTCTCCCACTCCTTCTGTATGGGGGGCTCTGCTTGGTGCATGTACGCGCCATGGGAATATTGCACTTGCTGAAAAGGCTTGTAGCCATTTGCTCGACTTGGATCCCAGAAATCATGGAGCCTATGTACTCTTATCAAATATATATGCCAAAACAGGGAAATGGGAAGCAGTTTCTGGGTTAAGGAAGCTCATGCGAGATTCTGGAATAAAGAAAGAACCTGGTTGTAGCTCAATTGAAATCAACGGTAGTGTTCATGAATTTCTAGTTGGTGATAATACTCATCCTTTATCCAAAGATATCTACTCAAAGTTGGATGAGATAGCAGGGAGATTGAAGTCAATCGGATATGTGCCAAACAAGTCACACCTACTGCAATTTGTTGAGGAAGAGGACATGAAGGAACAGGCCCTAATTCTTCATAGTGAGAAACTAGCGATTGCCTTTGGACTTATTAGCTCCAAGCCATCTCAATCAATTCGCGTTGTGAAGAATCTTCGTGTTTGTGGAGACTGCCACTCAGTTGCTAAGCTTATATCGAAGCTTTATAATAGGGAGATTTTTCTGAGAGATCGATATCGGTTTCATCATTTTAGAGAGGGGCATTGTTCATGTAATGATTACTGGTGA